The DNA segment GAATTATTCTGAGATGATCCCACTGGTAGCCAAGGCAGGTTATAAGCAACTGATCTGCTTCAGCGGCAACCGCCGGGGCATTGATGATGAAACAGGCTGGAATAATTGCGCCGAAGGATTGAAGCAATTGACCGGACTGGCCGAAAAGCATAAGGTGACGCTGGTAATGGAATTGTTGAACAGCAAGGTGAACCATAAGGATTACCAATGTGATAAAACCGCCTGGGGTGTGGAGCTTTGCAAGCGTGTAGGCTCTGAGAACTTCAAGCTGCTGTATGATATTTACCATATGCAGATCGATGAAGGCGATGTGATCGCTACGATCCGCAGCAGCCACCAATATATTTCCCATTATCATACCGGCGGTGTTCCGGGCAGGCATGAGATTGATGATACGCAGGAGCTGTATTACCCCGCTATTATGAAAGCGATCGTTGAAACCGGCTTTAAAGGGTATGTGGCCCAGGAGTTTATTCCTGACCGCAAAACGAATGAGGAAAGGCTGGCATCGCTGGAAAAAGCGGTGAAGATTTGTGATGTGTGATTAGGGTTGCATAAATAAAGAACGACAACTATTTAAACTCCGAATACTATGGCAGAGAATGCATATGATGCGATTGTGGTAGGTAGCGGCATTAGCGGCGGCTGGGCAGCCAAAGAGCTTTGCGAAAAAGGATTGAAGGTGTTGATGCTGGAACGCGGGAATGATATTGAACATGTGAAAGGGTATGTGAACGCCAGCAAAAATCCCTGGGAATTCCCGCACCGTGGCGGCAAAACACAGGAGATGATCAAAGCCTATCCCGTATTGAACCGGGATTACCCGTTGAATGAAACGAATCTTGAGTACTGGACGAATGAAAAGGATTGTCCCTATACTGAAACGAAGCGATTTGACTGGTTCCGCGGCTATCATGTGGGTGGACGCTCCCTGATGTGGGGACGCCAGAGCTACCGCTGGAGTGATTTTGATTTTGAAGCGAATGCCAAGGATGGCCATGGCGTAGACTGGCCGATCCGCTATAAAGATATTGCTCCCTGGTATGACCATGCAGAGAAGTTTGCCGGCATCAGTGGTAATAAAGATGGCATTCCGCAATTACCGGATGGCCAGTTTCTGCCGCCCATGGACCTTAACTGCGTGGAAAAAGATGTAGCAGCCCGTATTAAAGATCACTATAAAGGCCAGCGCCTGCTGACGATTGGCCGCGTAGCCAATATTACGGTGCCTTTACCGGGCCGCACGAATTGCCAATACCGCAATAAATGCTGGCTGGGTTGTCCCTTCGGCGCTTATTTCAGCACCCAGTCTTCTACCCTGCCGGCCGCACGCGCTACCGGCAACCTGACGCTTCGCCCCTTCTCTATTGTAACGAAGATCCTGTACGACAAGGATAGCAAGAAAGCGAAAGGGGTAGAGATTGTTGATGCAGAAACGAATAAAACGATTGAATATACTGCCAAGGTGATTTTCCTGTGCGCTTCGGCCATGAACAGTACCTGGGTATTGATGAATTCTGCCACCGATATATGGCCCGACGGATTGGGCAGCAGCAGCGGTGAGCTGGGCCATAACCTGATGGACCACCATTTCCGCGTGGGCGCTTCCGGCACGGTGGAAGGCTATGAGGACAAGTATTATTTCGGCCGACGTCCGACCGGCTTTTATATTCCGCGGTTCCGTAACCTGTTTGGCGAAAAGCGGGATTATGTGCGTGGTTTTGGCTACCAGGGCGGGGCCAGCCGTGAAGGCTGGGGCCGTAGTGTGGCCGAACTGAGCATTGGCGCCGAACTGAAGGATGCTTTGACAGAACCAGGCCCCTGGACGATTGGTATGACTGCCTTTGGCGAGGTATTGCCTTACCATGATAATAAGATCACGCTCAACAAGCATGTGAAGGATAAATGGGGCTTACCAGTACTGGACATAGATGCCGAGATCAAAGAGAATGAAAAGAAGATGCAAAAGGATATGGAGCAGGATGGCGTTGAGATGCTGGAAGCTGCCGGCGTAAAGAATGTACATGGCTATAAAGGCGATTATGCCATGGGCATGGGTATTCATGAGATGGGTACGGCCCGGATGGGAAAAGACCCGAAGACTTCTGTGTTAAATGGCCATAACCAGGTATGGGATTGCAAGAATGTGTTTGTAACAGACGGAGCTGCCATGACATCTGCTGCGTGTGTGAACCCTTCCCTTACTTATATGGCGCTGACAGCCAGAGCAGCGGATTTTGCTGTGAGTGAATTGAAGAAGGGGAATCTTTAGTTTCTATAAGGCACAAGTACCCTGTGCACGTGGCTTAGCTGCATACTTTCCCGTAAATCGGGACAGGCTCCGCAGAGCGGGACAAGTTGCGCCAGCGATGGTGAAGGGCTGGAAGCCCTGGAATAGGGCTGCGAGGCTTGCAGCCTCGCAGAGCAGTAATCAAAGGATGGTTAACTATAAACTCTATTATAATTTTAATCTATGCCCGGGGATTCAACGAACGTCAACATTAATAATAAGGCAACTGCACAAAACACGTATGATGCAATTGTTGTAGGCAGCGGTATCAGCGGAGGCTGGGCCGCCAAAGAGCTTTGCGAAAAAGGACTGAAGACACTGGTCCTGGAACGCGGGCGGGATGTGGTACATATCAAGGATTATAAAGACACGGATAAAGCTCCCTGGGAGTTACCCCACCATGGTAATCTTTCCCAGGAAGACCGACATAATAGTCCCATTCAAAGCAAGTGTTATGCTTTTAATGAGGTGTCGAAGAAGTTCTTTGTAAATGATCTTGAGAATCCTTATAACGAGATAAAGCCATTCAACTGGATACGCGGTTATCATGTGGGGGGCCGCTCCCTGATGTGGGGCCGCCAGAGTTACCGGTGGAGTGATATTGATTTTGCTGCGAATGCGAAGGATGGTTATGGTACAGACTGGCCGATCCGTTATAAAGATCTGGCACCCTGGTACAGTTATGCCGAGAAATTTGCCGGTATCAGCGGTTCCTTAGAGGGATTGCCTCAACTGCCTGATGGCGAGTTTCTGCCGGCGATGGAAATGAACTGCGTGGAGAAGCATGTGGCCGCACGGATCAAAGACCGTTTTAAAGAACGCACCATGATCATTGGCCGCTCCGCTAACCACACGGCTAAGGTAGGCGACCGCGGTCCCTGTCAGTACAGGAGCCGTTGCCATGAAGGCTGCCCATTCGGTGGTTATTTCAGCAGTAATTCGGCCACCCTGCCGGCCGCCACGAAGACGGGCAACCTGACTTTACGCCCTTATTCTATTGTACTGGAAGTGATTTATGATAAAGACACGAAACGTGCAAAAGGCGTGCGCATCCTGGACGCAGAAACGATGAAGACTGAGGAATACTATGCGAAGATCGTTTTCCTGAATGCTTCCACCCTGGGCACTACGTCTATTTTATTGAATTCTGTTTCGGATGCGTTTCCCAATGGCCTGGGCAATACGAGTGAGCAGGTGGGCCATAACCTGATGGACCATCACTACGGTGTAGGTGCCAACGGTGAGATAGAGGGCTTTGACGACAAGTATGTTTTTGGACGCCGGCCGAATGGCATTTATATTCCCCGGTTCCGCAATATCAGCGAAACCACCAAACGTACTGATTATGTACGGGGCTTTGGCTACCAGGGTGGCGCCAACCGCGGGCGTGCCCGTGGGCATGACGGTATTGGCGTAGATCTGAAGGAAAGTTTACTGGAACCCGGCACCTGGTCGATGGGTATGGGCTCATGGGGTGAGCATTTGCCTTATTATGAAAATAAGGTGACCCTGAATAAGGAAAAGAAAGACAAGTGGGGATTGCCCACTTTGGATATAGACTGCGAGTTCAAGGAGAATGAGATGAAGATGCGGGAGGATATGAAGAACAGCGCCGTAGAGATGCTGGAAGCTGTAGGAGCCAAGAATGTGAAGTCCTTTGATAATGCACCGCCTCCCGGATTTTGTATCCATGAGATGGGTACCGCGCGTATGGGTCGCGACCCGAAGACGTCGGTACTGAATAAGTGGAACCAAATGCATGACGTAAAGAATGTATTTATTACTGATGGCGCCTGCATGAGCTCATCGGCCTGCCAGAACCCATCGCTGACGTATATGGCGCTGACTGCGAGAGCAGCGGATTATGCAGTAGAGGAACTGAAGAAAGGGAATTTATAATTTGTACATTATTAAATTGATATAATATGAACAGAAGAGAAGCCGTATCGAGGGTTGCCCTGTTGCTGGGTAGCACGGTTATCGGAGCTGAGTTTTTTCTGTCGGGCTGTAAGGCCAGCGATGATAAGCACGCTACCACGCTGGACTTTAAACCAACTGATATTGCCTACCTGGACGAGATTGCCGAGACCATTATTCCTACCACGAATACCCCCGGCGCCAAAGCAGCCGGCGTAGGAACGTTTATGACGGTGATGGTGAAGGATTGTTATGACGAGAAGAACCAACAAATCTTCCTGGAAGGTATGACCAAGCTGGATGACGCCTGTCACAAGATGCATGAAACGTCGTTTATGAAGGCTACACCCGAACAGCGGAAGGCTTTGCTGGTGACGCTTGATAATGAACAGAAAGAATATAATAAGGATAAAAAGAAAGAAGACCCTGCTCATTATTTCTCCCAACTGAAGCAACTGACGCTGCTGGGCTATTTCACTTCTGAGATTGGCGCCACCCAGGCGTTGCGTTATGAAGCAGTACCCGGACGTTATGACGGCTGCATGCCGTATAAGAAAGGTGACAGGGCGTGGGCCACATAGTGGTTCCGGGTTTCGCGTTTGTGGTTCCGGGTTCTGATGCCCGGAATTTGTGGAGTAATGGCAGGCAACATTGTTTTTAAGTTCCTTATTCTTTTATTTTTAATTTTTGTCTATCCCATGAGTTATAACCGGAGACAGTTTTTGAAGACCGGAGGCGTATTTGCTTCTGCCCTGGCGATGGGTTCGGCCACGGACCTGTTTGCCGCCAATAAACCGCTTAAGCAATTCGGATTACAATTGTACACCCTCCGTGAGGACCTGCCTAAAGACCCGCAAGGTATTTTAAAGCAGATCGCCTCTTTTGGTTATAAGCAGATAGAAGGTTATGAAGGCCCTAAAGGTATTTACTGGGGTATGGGCCATAAAGAGTTTAAAAAGTATATGGACGACCTGGGCATGACGATGGTGTCGACCCATTGCAATATTAATGCTGACTTTGAGAAGAAAGCAGCAGAGGCTGGTGAGATTGGTATGAAGTACCTGATCTGCCCTTATATCGGTGCGCAGAAAACACTTGATGATTATAAGAAGTATGCAGAGAAGTTTAATGCCTGCGGCGACATTTGCAAGAAGAACGGTCTGCGCTTTGCCTACCATAATCACGGGTATACTTTTGTTTCCCTGGATGGTGTGATGCCACAGGATACGCTGATGCAGAACACGAATGCTGACACGGTAGATTTTGAGATGGATATTTACTGGGTAGCTACGCCGGGTGAAGACCCGATTACCTGGCTGAAGAAGTATCCCAACCGTTTCCGTTTGTGCCATGTTAAGGACCGGGAAAAAGGCGCTGATCCGAAACAGCATGAAGCCTCTGTAAACCTGGGAACCGGCTATCTTGATTTTGGCAAGATATTAAAGACTGCCAAGGCGAATGGCATGCAATATTATATTGTAGAGCAGGAGCGCTATGAAGGCACTACCCCACTGAAGGCAGCAGAAGCGGATGCCGTGTATATGAAGAAGCTGAGTTTTTAGGGGCGGGAAGGGGCCACAGATTACACGGATCTG comes from the Paraflavitalea devenefica genome and includes:
- a CDS encoding hydroxypyruvate isomerase family protein yields the protein MSNNQSRRLALKNIVAGTAAISTAGMLSSFTSCDETKSNTLKGNINHSVCRWCYSSIELEEFCAAAKKMGIVAIDLVGPKDWPVLQKYGLFSSMCNGAEINLVDGFNDKKFHAQLIKNYSEMIPLVAKAGYKQLICFSGNRRGIDDETGWNNCAEGLKQLTGLAEKHKVTLVMELLNSKVNHKDYQCDKTAWGVELCKRVGSENFKLLYDIYHMQIDEGDVIATIRSSHQYISHYHTGGVPGRHEIDDTQELYYPAIMKAIVETGFKGYVAQEFIPDRKTNEERLASLEKAVKICDV
- a CDS encoding TIM barrel protein — translated: MSYNRRQFLKTGGVFASALAMGSATDLFAANKPLKQFGLQLYTLREDLPKDPQGILKQIASFGYKQIEGYEGPKGIYWGMGHKEFKKYMDDLGMTMVSTHCNINADFEKKAAEAGEIGMKYLICPYIGAQKTLDDYKKYAEKFNACGDICKKNGLRFAYHNHGYTFVSLDGVMPQDTLMQNTNADTVDFEMDIYWVATPGEDPITWLKKYPNRFRLCHVKDREKGADPKQHEASVNLGTGYLDFGKILKTAKANGMQYYIVEQERYEGTTPLKAAEADAVYMKKLSF
- a CDS encoding GMC oxidoreductase gives rise to the protein MPGDSTNVNINNKATAQNTYDAIVVGSGISGGWAAKELCEKGLKTLVLERGRDVVHIKDYKDTDKAPWELPHHGNLSQEDRHNSPIQSKCYAFNEVSKKFFVNDLENPYNEIKPFNWIRGYHVGGRSLMWGRQSYRWSDIDFAANAKDGYGTDWPIRYKDLAPWYSYAEKFAGISGSLEGLPQLPDGEFLPAMEMNCVEKHVAARIKDRFKERTMIIGRSANHTAKVGDRGPCQYRSRCHEGCPFGGYFSSNSATLPAATKTGNLTLRPYSIVLEVIYDKDTKRAKGVRILDAETMKTEEYYAKIVFLNASTLGTTSILLNSVSDAFPNGLGNTSEQVGHNLMDHHYGVGANGEIEGFDDKYVFGRRPNGIYIPRFRNISETTKRTDYVRGFGYQGGANRGRARGHDGIGVDLKESLLEPGTWSMGMGSWGEHLPYYENKVTLNKEKKDKWGLPTLDIDCEFKENEMKMREDMKNSAVEMLEAVGAKNVKSFDNAPPPGFCIHEMGTARMGRDPKTSVLNKWNQMHDVKNVFITDGACMSSSACQNPSLTYMALTARAADYAVEELKKGNL
- a CDS encoding GMC oxidoreductase; translation: MAENAYDAIVVGSGISGGWAAKELCEKGLKVLMLERGNDIEHVKGYVNASKNPWEFPHRGGKTQEMIKAYPVLNRDYPLNETNLEYWTNEKDCPYTETKRFDWFRGYHVGGRSLMWGRQSYRWSDFDFEANAKDGHGVDWPIRYKDIAPWYDHAEKFAGISGNKDGIPQLPDGQFLPPMDLNCVEKDVAARIKDHYKGQRLLTIGRVANITVPLPGRTNCQYRNKCWLGCPFGAYFSTQSSTLPAARATGNLTLRPFSIVTKILYDKDSKKAKGVEIVDAETNKTIEYTAKVIFLCASAMNSTWVLMNSATDIWPDGLGSSSGELGHNLMDHHFRVGASGTVEGYEDKYYFGRRPTGFYIPRFRNLFGEKRDYVRGFGYQGGASREGWGRSVAELSIGAELKDALTEPGPWTIGMTAFGEVLPYHDNKITLNKHVKDKWGLPVLDIDAEIKENEKKMQKDMEQDGVEMLEAAGVKNVHGYKGDYAMGMGIHEMGTARMGKDPKTSVLNGHNQVWDCKNVFVTDGAAMTSAACVNPSLTYMALTARAADFAVSELKKGNL
- a CDS encoding gluconate 2-dehydrogenase subunit 3 family protein: MNRREAVSRVALLLGSTVIGAEFFLSGCKASDDKHATTLDFKPTDIAYLDEIAETIIPTTNTPGAKAAGVGTFMTVMVKDCYDEKNQQIFLEGMTKLDDACHKMHETSFMKATPEQRKALLVTLDNEQKEYNKDKKKEDPAHYFSQLKQLTLLGYFTSEIGATQALRYEAVPGRYDGCMPYKKGDRAWAT